In Haliaeetus albicilla chromosome 20, bHalAlb1.1, whole genome shotgun sequence, a genomic segment contains:
- the INTS4 gene encoding integrator complex subunit 4 isoform X1 — protein sequence MAAHLKKRVYEEFTKVVQQQHEDLSAKKLRLTKPSKSAALHVDLCKATSPADALQYLLQFARKPVEVESVEGVVRILLEHYYKENDASVRLKIASLLGLLSKTAGFSPDCIMDDAINTLQNEKSHQVLAQLLDTLLVIGTKLTENPSVRMRLVEVACKHLTDSSHGVRNKCLQLIGCLGPVEKGVAKEVESQAAKDVQKIIGDHFNDQDPRVRTAAIKAMLQLHERGLKLQQAIYSQACKLLADDYEQVRSAAVQLIWVLSQLYPESIVPIPSSNEEIRLVDDAFGKICHMVSDGSWVVRVQAAKLLGSMQQVSSHFLEQTLDKKLMSDLRRKRTAHERAKELYSSGEFSSGRKWGDDAPKEEIDTGAVNLIESGACGAFVHGLEDEMYEVRIAAVEALCMLAQSSPSFAEKCLDFLVDMFNDEIEEVRLQSIHTMRKISNNITLREDQLDTVLAVLEDSSRDIREALHELLCCTNVSTKEGIHLALVELLKNLTKYPTDRESIWKCLKFLGSRHPTLVLPLVPELLSTHPFFDTPEPDMDDPAYIAVLVLIFNAAKSCPTMPALFSDHTFRHYAYLRDSLSHLVPPLRLPGRKLVSSPVSPSITPHEDPSQQFLHQSLERVYNLQHLDPQGIQELLEFTIRDLQRLGELQSELAGMADFTATYLQCQLLLIKALQEKLWNVAAPLYLKQNALASAAAKQILEETYKMEFMYSGVESRQVVIIHHMRLQAKALQLIVTARTTRGVEPLFGMCEKFLQEVDSFQRCFISELPHMQGSFVDKLLDLMPRLVTSKPSEVVKILQTTLRQSTFLHLPLPEQLHRATANIIEPTGESDNPLRFTSGLVVALDVDATLEHVQDPQGTVKVQVLYPDGQAQLIHPKPADFRNPGPGRHRLITQVYLSHTAWTEPCQIEVRLLLAYNSNRSKASAKILKSTWSESLEALPQSENGIEGTIPFSKPVKVYIMPKPARR from the exons ATGGCGGCTCACCTGAAGAAGCGGGTGTACGAGGAGTTCACCAAGGTGGTCCAG cagcagcacgagGACCTGTCCGCTAAGAAGCTGCGGCTGACCAAGCCCAGCAAGTCGGCCGCGCTCCATGTCGACCTGTGCAAAGCCACCTCACCTGCAGATGCCTTGCAGTACCTGCTCCAGTTTGCCAGGAAGCCCGTGGAAGTGGAGAGCGTGGAAGGGGTTGTCAGGATCCTGCTGGAGCATTATTACAAG GAGAATGATGCCTCTGTAAGGTTGAAGATTGCTTCCTTGCTGGGGTTGTTATCGAAGACTGCAGGATTTTCCCCAGACTGCATTATGGATGATGCCATTAACACGCTTCAAAATGAGA agtCTCACCAAGTCCTTGCTCAGCTGTTGGACACCCTGTTGGTGATCGGCACAAAACTCACAGAGAATCCGTCTGTCAGGATGAGACTGGTAGAGGTAGCCTGCAAG CATCTGACAGATTCTTCCCATGGTGTAAGAAATAAGTGTCTTCAGTTAATTGGCTGTCTTGGACCAGTGGAAAAAGGTGTTGCAAAAGAAGTTGAAAGCCAGGCTGCCAAAGATGTCCAGAAGATAATAGGAGATCATTTTAATGACCAGGACCCTCGTGTTAGGACTGCAGCTATAAAAGCCATG ctgCAGCTTCATGAAAGAGGATTAAAATTACAGCAGGCTATTTACAGTCAG GCCTGCAAGCTGTTGGCAGATGACTATGAGCAAGTGCGCAGTGCTGCAGTTCAGCTAATTTGGGTCCTCAGTCAACTTTACCCTGAAAG CATCGTCCCGATTCCTTCTTCTAATGAAGAAATACGCTTGGTTGATGATGCATTTGGAAAAATTTGTCATATGGTTAGTGATGGTTCCTGGGTTGTTAGAGTACAAGCTGCTAAGTTATTG gGTTCTATGCAACAAGTTAGCTCCCATTTCTTAGAGCAGACCCTTGACAAGAAGCTCATGTCGGATCTGAGG AGGAAGCGCACTGCGCATGAACGAGCCAAAGAACTCTACAGCTCTGGGGAGTTTTCAAGTGGCAGAAAGTGGGGAGATGATGCTCCCAAAGAAGAAATCGATACAGGTGCTGTAAACCTGATTGAATCAGGAGCTTGTGGGGCTTTTGTTCATGGCCTGGAAGATGAGATGTATG AGGTTCGGATTGCTGCCGTTGAAGCCCTCTGTATGTTGGCTCAGTCCTCACCTTCTTTTGCGGAGAAATGCCTGGATTTTTTGGTTGACATGTTTAATGATGAAATTGAGGAGGTGAGATTGCAGTCAATACACACAATGAGAAAAATTTCCAACAATATCACACTGCGGGAAGACCAGCTGGATACTGTGTTAGCTGTCTTGGAG gattcttCAAGGGACATTCGGGAAGCGCTTCATGAGCTGTTGTGTTGCACCAATGTCTCAACTAAAGAAGGCATCCATCTTGCACTGGTGGAGCTGCTGAAAAACCTAACTAAATATCCCACAGACAGAGAATCCATATGGAA ATGCTTGAAGTTCTTGGGAAGCAGGCATCCCACTTTGGTGCTTCCATTAGTCCCAGAGCTGCTAAGCACGCATCCGTTCTTTGACACTCCAGAACCAGACATGGATGACCCAGCTT ACATTGCTGTTCTGGTTCTGATTTTTAATGCTGCTAAAAGTTGCCCAACAATGCCTGCCCTGTTCTCTGATCATACATTCAGACATTATGCCTATCTTCGGGATAGTCTTTCTCATCTGGTCCCTCCATTAAGA TTGCCAGGTAGAAAGCTGGTGTCATCCCCTGTCTCTCCCAGTATTACACCCCATGAAGATCCTTCCCAGCAGTTCTTGCATCAGAGCCTGGAGAGGGTTTACAACCTTCAGCACCTCGACCCACAGGGCATACAGGAGCTGCTGGAATTTACCATCCG TGATCTTCAGAGGCTTGGAGAACTGCAGTCGGAACTGGCAGGGATGGCAGATTTCACTGCAACTTACCTTCAGTGTCAGCTGCTCCTCATCAAG GCCTTGCAAGAGAAGCTGTGGAATGTGGCAGCTCCTCTGTACCTGAAACAGAACGCATTGGCATCTGCTGCAGCGAAACAG ATCTTGGAAGAAACGTACAAAATGGAGTTCATGTACAGCGGAGTGGAGAGTAGACAAGTGGTCATTATTCATCACATGAGACTGCAAGCGAAGGCGTTACAGCTTATAGTGACTGCACGTACCACTAGAGG AGTGGAACCCCTTTTTGGGATGTGTGAAAAATTCCTACAGGAAGTAGATTCCTTTCAGAG ATGTTTCATCTCTGAGCTCCCACATATGCAAGGCAGTTTTGTAGACAAATTGCTGGACTTAATGCCCAGACTCGTGACATCCAAGCCTTCGGAAGTGGTCAAGATTCTTCAGACAACACTGCGACAAAGTACCTTTCTCCACCTTCCTCTTCCAGAGCAG CTCCATAGAGCTACTGCAAATATCATTGAGCCTACTGGTGAATCTGATAATCCCCTGAGGTTTACATCGGGGTTGGTAGTGGCACTGGATGTTGATGCAACTCTGGAACATGTGCAGGATCCCCAAGGAACTGTTAAAGTTCAG gTATTGTATCCAGATGGACAAGCACAGCTAATCCATCCTAAACCAGCTGACTTTCGAAATCCTGGTCCCGGAAGGCACAGACTGATAACTCAGGTTTACCTCTCACACACAGCCTGGACAG
- the INTS4 gene encoding integrator complex subunit 4 isoform X2 has translation MAAHLKKRVYEEFTKVVQQHEDLSAKKLRLTKPSKSAALHVDLCKATSPADALQYLLQFARKPVEVESVEGVVRILLEHYYKENDASVRLKIASLLGLLSKTAGFSPDCIMDDAINTLQNEKSHQVLAQLLDTLLVIGTKLTENPSVRMRLVEVACKHLTDSSHGVRNKCLQLIGCLGPVEKGVAKEVESQAAKDVQKIIGDHFNDQDPRVRTAAIKAMLQLHERGLKLQQAIYSQACKLLADDYEQVRSAAVQLIWVLSQLYPESIVPIPSSNEEIRLVDDAFGKICHMVSDGSWVVRVQAAKLLGSMQQVSSHFLEQTLDKKLMSDLRRKRTAHERAKELYSSGEFSSGRKWGDDAPKEEIDTGAVNLIESGACGAFVHGLEDEMYEVRIAAVEALCMLAQSSPSFAEKCLDFLVDMFNDEIEEVRLQSIHTMRKISNNITLREDQLDTVLAVLEDSSRDIREALHELLCCTNVSTKEGIHLALVELLKNLTKYPTDRESIWKCLKFLGSRHPTLVLPLVPELLSTHPFFDTPEPDMDDPAYIAVLVLIFNAAKSCPTMPALFSDHTFRHYAYLRDSLSHLVPPLRLPGRKLVSSPVSPSITPHEDPSQQFLHQSLERVYNLQHLDPQGIQELLEFTIRDLQRLGELQSELAGMADFTATYLQCQLLLIKALQEKLWNVAAPLYLKQNALASAAAKQILEETYKMEFMYSGVESRQVVIIHHMRLQAKALQLIVTARTTRGVEPLFGMCEKFLQEVDSFQRCFISELPHMQGSFVDKLLDLMPRLVTSKPSEVVKILQTTLRQSTFLHLPLPEQLHRATANIIEPTGESDNPLRFTSGLVVALDVDATLEHVQDPQGTVKVQVLYPDGQAQLIHPKPADFRNPGPGRHRLITQVYLSHTAWTEPCQIEVRLLLAYNSNRSKASAKILKSTWSESLEALPQSENGIEGTIPFSKPVKVYIMPKPARR, from the exons ATGGCGGCTCACCTGAAGAAGCGGGTGTACGAGGAGTTCACCAAGGTGGTCCAG cagcacgagGACCTGTCCGCTAAGAAGCTGCGGCTGACCAAGCCCAGCAAGTCGGCCGCGCTCCATGTCGACCTGTGCAAAGCCACCTCACCTGCAGATGCCTTGCAGTACCTGCTCCAGTTTGCCAGGAAGCCCGTGGAAGTGGAGAGCGTGGAAGGGGTTGTCAGGATCCTGCTGGAGCATTATTACAAG GAGAATGATGCCTCTGTAAGGTTGAAGATTGCTTCCTTGCTGGGGTTGTTATCGAAGACTGCAGGATTTTCCCCAGACTGCATTATGGATGATGCCATTAACACGCTTCAAAATGAGA agtCTCACCAAGTCCTTGCTCAGCTGTTGGACACCCTGTTGGTGATCGGCACAAAACTCACAGAGAATCCGTCTGTCAGGATGAGACTGGTAGAGGTAGCCTGCAAG CATCTGACAGATTCTTCCCATGGTGTAAGAAATAAGTGTCTTCAGTTAATTGGCTGTCTTGGACCAGTGGAAAAAGGTGTTGCAAAAGAAGTTGAAAGCCAGGCTGCCAAAGATGTCCAGAAGATAATAGGAGATCATTTTAATGACCAGGACCCTCGTGTTAGGACTGCAGCTATAAAAGCCATG ctgCAGCTTCATGAAAGAGGATTAAAATTACAGCAGGCTATTTACAGTCAG GCCTGCAAGCTGTTGGCAGATGACTATGAGCAAGTGCGCAGTGCTGCAGTTCAGCTAATTTGGGTCCTCAGTCAACTTTACCCTGAAAG CATCGTCCCGATTCCTTCTTCTAATGAAGAAATACGCTTGGTTGATGATGCATTTGGAAAAATTTGTCATATGGTTAGTGATGGTTCCTGGGTTGTTAGAGTACAAGCTGCTAAGTTATTG gGTTCTATGCAACAAGTTAGCTCCCATTTCTTAGAGCAGACCCTTGACAAGAAGCTCATGTCGGATCTGAGG AGGAAGCGCACTGCGCATGAACGAGCCAAAGAACTCTACAGCTCTGGGGAGTTTTCAAGTGGCAGAAAGTGGGGAGATGATGCTCCCAAAGAAGAAATCGATACAGGTGCTGTAAACCTGATTGAATCAGGAGCTTGTGGGGCTTTTGTTCATGGCCTGGAAGATGAGATGTATG AGGTTCGGATTGCTGCCGTTGAAGCCCTCTGTATGTTGGCTCAGTCCTCACCTTCTTTTGCGGAGAAATGCCTGGATTTTTTGGTTGACATGTTTAATGATGAAATTGAGGAGGTGAGATTGCAGTCAATACACACAATGAGAAAAATTTCCAACAATATCACACTGCGGGAAGACCAGCTGGATACTGTGTTAGCTGTCTTGGAG gattcttCAAGGGACATTCGGGAAGCGCTTCATGAGCTGTTGTGTTGCACCAATGTCTCAACTAAAGAAGGCATCCATCTTGCACTGGTGGAGCTGCTGAAAAACCTAACTAAATATCCCACAGACAGAGAATCCATATGGAA ATGCTTGAAGTTCTTGGGAAGCAGGCATCCCACTTTGGTGCTTCCATTAGTCCCAGAGCTGCTAAGCACGCATCCGTTCTTTGACACTCCAGAACCAGACATGGATGACCCAGCTT ACATTGCTGTTCTGGTTCTGATTTTTAATGCTGCTAAAAGTTGCCCAACAATGCCTGCCCTGTTCTCTGATCATACATTCAGACATTATGCCTATCTTCGGGATAGTCTTTCTCATCTGGTCCCTCCATTAAGA TTGCCAGGTAGAAAGCTGGTGTCATCCCCTGTCTCTCCCAGTATTACACCCCATGAAGATCCTTCCCAGCAGTTCTTGCATCAGAGCCTGGAGAGGGTTTACAACCTTCAGCACCTCGACCCACAGGGCATACAGGAGCTGCTGGAATTTACCATCCG TGATCTTCAGAGGCTTGGAGAACTGCAGTCGGAACTGGCAGGGATGGCAGATTTCACTGCAACTTACCTTCAGTGTCAGCTGCTCCTCATCAAG GCCTTGCAAGAGAAGCTGTGGAATGTGGCAGCTCCTCTGTACCTGAAACAGAACGCATTGGCATCTGCTGCAGCGAAACAG ATCTTGGAAGAAACGTACAAAATGGAGTTCATGTACAGCGGAGTGGAGAGTAGACAAGTGGTCATTATTCATCACATGAGACTGCAAGCGAAGGCGTTACAGCTTATAGTGACTGCACGTACCACTAGAGG AGTGGAACCCCTTTTTGGGATGTGTGAAAAATTCCTACAGGAAGTAGATTCCTTTCAGAG ATGTTTCATCTCTGAGCTCCCACATATGCAAGGCAGTTTTGTAGACAAATTGCTGGACTTAATGCCCAGACTCGTGACATCCAAGCCTTCGGAAGTGGTCAAGATTCTTCAGACAACACTGCGACAAAGTACCTTTCTCCACCTTCCTCTTCCAGAGCAG CTCCATAGAGCTACTGCAAATATCATTGAGCCTACTGGTGAATCTGATAATCCCCTGAGGTTTACATCGGGGTTGGTAGTGGCACTGGATGTTGATGCAACTCTGGAACATGTGCAGGATCCCCAAGGAACTGTTAAAGTTCAG gTATTGTATCCAGATGGACAAGCACAGCTAATCCATCCTAAACCAGCTGACTTTCGAAATCCTGGTCCCGGAAGGCACAGACTGATAACTCAGGTTTACCTCTCACACACAGCCTGGACAG